One Erythrobacter aureus DNA segment encodes these proteins:
- a CDS encoding MAPEG family protein has translation MGVFLPVTLTAAAAAAIINIWLSIRVGQMRQATKTAHGDDAGGPLTRRMRAQLNFVENTPFVLVLIAAIELSGRGDQWLAWVAGIYMLGRVAHGFGMDGESVTKLRMVGVLITMLTLLGLAVVATLIAMGVM, from the coding sequence ATGGGAGTTTTCCTACCGGTAACACTGACAGCAGCCGCAGCGGCGGCCATCATCAACATCTGGCTCAGCATAAGGGTCGGCCAGATGCGCCAGGCGACCAAGACCGCGCATGGCGACGATGCCGGAGGGCCACTGACACGGCGGATGCGTGCGCAACTCAACTTTGTCGAAAATACCCCATTCGTCCTGGTGCTGATCGCGGCGATCGAATTGTCGGGCCGCGGAGACCAATGGCTTGCATGGGTTGCAGGGATCTACATGCTTGGCCGTGTGGCACATGGGTTCGGCATGGACGGCGAGAGCGTGACCAAGCTGCGCATGGTCGGCGTGCTGATTACCATGCTCACCCTTCTCGGCCTGGCGGTGGTCGCTACATTGATCGCGATGGGGGTGATGTAG